Proteins from a genomic interval of Undibacterium parvum:
- a CDS encoding twin transmembrane helix small protein, whose amino-acid sequence MKILVAIAFLLIFISLGSALVYMMKDKGRSNRTVKALAFRVGFSIALFALILIAHYFGLIQPTGIR is encoded by the coding sequence ATGAAAATTCTTGTGGCAATCGCTTTTTTACTTATTTTCATTAGCCTAGGCTCGGCCTTGGTGTATATGATGAAAGACAAAGGTCGAAGCAATCGTACGGTGAAGGCATTGGCCTTTCGCGTGGGATTTTCCATCGCTCTTTTTGCATTGATCTTGATCGCTCATTATTTCGGTTTAATACAGCCAACCGGAATTCGCTAA